The Pontixanthobacter aestiaquae genomic sequence TACTCTGCCACCATCGCATCACCATCATAGAGGAACCGCAGCGATGTGGTCAGCACGCCCTTGGTGTAGCCTTCATAGCGATAGAGCCGCCCCAGCGGATCATAGCTGAGTTTGGCGTCCAACGTGCCTGCATAGGACAGGCTGGCGCAGTTGGTGTTGCCGGTTCCTTGGCTGCGCTTTTGGAGTTATATATCAGCGAACCCAAAATATATGAGTATCTGACTAAGGAACATGCAGAGATTGAAATTCAAAACGATACGAATCATCGCTTTCGAATACTTTGACTACTAGCACTAAATCACTCGCCCCTTCTTCCAGAGAAAATAAATCAATCCAAAGCTCCCAAAAACCATTCATCCACCGATAAAACGATGTATGCCAACTCTCATCTGGAAGACTAACTAACGTGCAACCATAGAGGTCAATTGTTTGATCTATGTATGCAAAATTCTTCTTGGAGATAGGGGCAAAATCTAGAGAATCAATTACAGATGAATCTTTTGAAATCAGATATTCAACAATTTTCGCTAAATCTGATCGCCAGACAAGAGGTATCGGGAGTTCAGAACTCCCATCCTTTTCTACTTTTAATATCGAGGGCATAACCTAATCCGGTGAGTGAATCTCTTTGTGGCATTTCAAGCAGACTTCCGCGTGATTGTCACTTGTCGTGGTGCCGCCATCCGAGTGCCGTTTTATATGGTGCCCTTGGGAGTTGCTTGCATCAATATCCCTCCCACACGCGTTCCCACATTTACCTCCTTGCTCGGCACGCTTGGCTTCTCGCTCCTTCGCTGTAAAAGATCGCGGCTTTGCCCTTTTTTCCTTAGGGACACTGCCTTTACCCCAGGGTGGTTTAGGCAGTTTTTTGATTACTGGTTCTGCAGCCTTTTTTACTAACTTACATGGCTTGGCAAGTCCGCATGCAACTGCTGCGGCAGTTTGCACAGTAGGATTGTCTAGAACCTGCTTTACTTCGGTAAGTGTATCACCAACGAAAAATTCAAATATTCCGCTTGCAACTTCTTTAGCTACTTCCTTGCAATAATTGTTAGTGCATAGAACTGTGGTCCCTGTGGGATCCACGTTATTAATCGGATCATTTGCGACATATGCATAGAGATTGACCTGGTCCTCATACCCGATGGGATCGGTCTGGAGGAACCGTCCTAGCGTGGGCGAGTAGATGCGGGCTTTGTAGTAATACATACCCAGCTCGGGCAGCCATGCCTGGCCGGTATATTGGAACCGGCCGTCATTGGTCGAGCCATTGATGCCGTATTCGTCATAGGTGTTGGCGTGGAGCAGATTGCCGGTGTAGCCGGTCACCGCGATAATGCTGCCCTGATGATTGGCGAGCAGGAACCGGCGCTTGCCAGCGATGGTCGTGGCTCCGTCATATTCGATCAGCGGATCGTCCGCATCGGCATTGGTGCCGTGAACATAGCGCCGCAGCATGGTGCCGCTGGCGTTGTACTCCGCCACCATCGCATCGCCGTCATAGAGGAAGCGCAGATGGGTGGTGGGTAGACCCGAGGCATAGCCCTCATATTTGTAGAGCCTGCCCAGCGGATCATAGCTCAGCTTTGCATCGAGCGCACCAGCATAGGACAGGCTGGCGCAATTGGTGTTGCCGGTCCCTTGGCTGCGCTTTTCTACAAGGCGGTTCTCTATGTCGTAGAGATAGACCGATCCGCCATCGGCGGTGAGATTGCCATTGGCGTCGTAGCAAAAGCTCGCCGGACCCGCGCTCTCATACTGGTTGAGACCGTTGGTGGTATAGGTGCGGGTGAGATCGACATGCCCGTCCCACGTATAGGTCTCGTTATTGCGGCTGACATGCGAGAGCTGGCCCGAGGCGATGTAATCATAGCCGAACGTGATGTCGTGCGCGGTATTGCGCAGATCATGCGCCAGAGAGGTGGTGCGGCCCGCGCTGTCATAGGCAGGCGTGGTGACCGTGTTGAACTGGTTGTAGGGGTATTCGCGTTTCTCGACTAACCCGCGCGATGTATAGCTCATCCGGCCGATCTCGGTGGTGGTCTGCAGCAAGCGGTCCGCGCGGTTCAGCCCGTCATATTCGATCTGCCAGTAGCGGTTATCGGGATGGGTAATCCGCGTGCGGTTGCCATTATCATCATATTGATAGCTCAGCGCGCGATTGGCACCGTCCATCGTATCGGTGACCGAGATCATCCGCCCGAACCCGTCATAGACGCTGATCGAGCCGTCGCCGCTTGCGGAGTCAAAGCGGATCGCGGTTTGCAGGCTGCGCAGATCGTAGCTGTAATAGACATTGCGCGTGTGGGTAGAGGAAAGCCCGGCGCGCGATGGCACCGTCTTCACCGTTATCCGGTTCAGATTGTCATAAGTGTAGGTGAGCGTCGAGCCGTCGCGTTTCCTCAGGCTCGTGCGGTTGCCGTTATCGTCGTAGGCGTATTCTTCGTAATCGGCAGTGTTGATCGCGCCCGCGCTGGAGAGCGCGCTTGCAGGCGTGGCTTTGTTAAAGCTCGAAGGGCCGGTCTTTGACGGAAAAATCCATTTGGTCTGCCGGTCGTGCCCGTCATACTCCATTTTGGCCTTATTGCCGTTCGCGTCGACCACATGCTCGATCTGGCCATTGGTGGTGTAGCTGTAAGTGACATCGGCGATCTCGACCGATGTGCCGACCGCCTTGCGCACCTGCAGCACTTGCCCCGCGGCGTCGTAAATGGTCTTGGTAATCCGGTCGGGGCCATCGCTGCCCTCTGTGCCCAGCGTGCAGGCATCGGCCGGCAGCGAACCATAGACCGCCGGATTCATCCGCACCGCAGCGCATTCCAGACGGCCCACGCTGTCATAGCTGTACTGGGTGAGTCCGATTGCCACGCCGTCCGATCCCTTGACGATGTCGGTCAGCTTGCGGCCCATCGCATCGTAGGTGGTTTCAGCAGTGGTGAAGACCGTAAAGTCCGCACCCCATGCCGAGGGCACGACAGTCTCACTCTTCCACACGGAGAGTTCGCCCGTTTCAACCTTGATCGGGCGGCCCGCCGCATCATACGTCGTTCGCGTGGCCGCATGTTTGAGCGGACCGGTGCCGTCGGGGTCGGGCGCAATTGTGCCCACCGTTCGGCCCACCGCATCATAACGTGTCGCAGAGGTGTAATCGGAAGCAGATGATTGAGCCTGAGCCGCAGAGGATGCCGCGCCAATGCTGGCGATTGCCAATCCAATCTTGCCAAGCCGGGCGGTCATGGCGCGCGCGCGGTTCATGGGCATACTCCCGACACGCCAAGCGGCTGCGTCTCGCTGATCTTACGGCCTCTATCGTCATAGGTGTAACAGGTCCGTAGCGTCTGACCATCAGCGGTGACAGCAGTACCAAGTAATAGTAGATTGCTGCCCTTAGATGCGCTGCCTTGCTGATACTCATAGGTAGTGACGACTTCATCCGAAGCGCCAGCGGCACAATTGCCATTGCTATCGGCTGCACTGGTCTTGCAATATTCTTCTGACGTTAGCACCCAAACCGGCGACGTGGAAATCATATATCCAGAGCCGCTCTTCTTCCACGGACTCATCTGCGTGTAAGTATAACGAGTTTCAGGACGAACGCCGCTTGCATCCGCCGGAAGCGTCCTCTTCAGGACCCCGCCGTGCAAGGACGAGTAAACGGCGTTAGTCACGCGACCTTTGCCGTCAGTTAATGTCGTGGGCTTGCTACAATTCACTTCGGTGGAGCAGTCATAGGTGAAACGGCGCGTTATGTTGGGATCGTTTGTACCTAAGCGCGGCTTGTCGACGACAGTAAGAATGTTTCCATAAAGATCATATGTATAATCTGACTGGCTCCCATCTGGACGTTTCCAATATTTAGCAGATACTGCCGCGCATCCGGTAACATAGGGGTAACCGGGCTGTCCGCCAGCGCCAATCAGTGTGCAGTAATCTGCGTTGAGCTCCTGGCCCAGCTCGTCGACGATTTTTTTGGGGTTTGGAGAAATCATGTATGAATCGCCATATTGATAACCGGGACGTGTCATCTCCTGATACCTTACCGAAACTGTTTCCCCGTCAGCGTCCGTCACGACGCCACCGGCCACTTCCATTTCAATTTCATTATGTTCGGTTATGTACCAGTCGTAGGAATATGTTGGCCCGTCCGTGAACGTCTGGCTGGTTGTGTATCTGTAGAATGGGTTGGCAAAGTTGGAGTTTACCAAATAGGGCGTAATCTCACCCGGATAGAAAAAACTGTCAGTCCAAGTGTAGTTGCTATTTGGCCAATTTTGGGTTGCTGTTGCACGAGCTGCCGGACTAAACGTAGAGGAATATGTCCAGACGTTGTTCCCGGAATCCGTAGCCGCAGTCATATAACCGTTTGAGCCATATGAATAACTCGTCTTATAGCTCGCGGAAGCACAGCTATTAGCCGTCGGGACTGTTTCAATCGCTGCGTTAAAAACGCACGCTTTGCTCACGAATCTATCGACCGGATTTGTGACCCACTCAAGAATGAGTACATAACCGGTGCTGCTTGTCACCCGTCTTAAAAAGGTATAGCTTGATGCAGTTGGCTCGTCATAGCTCAACGTATAAGTGACACCGCTTGGTTCTTCAATCTTAGATGCGTAATATCCCTCGCCGCTCCGGCCATGACCTCTGTTAGGGCCATCGGAATAGGTACCGGCAGGTCGGAAGGTTATCTTTGCGCCATCAGCGGCCGTATACAGCAGGTACCGATCCAGTGCCCCGGGGCCAGTGGGCACTGCCTGCAAGCGCGCCCTGTAATCCGGTGACCGAGTTGTAAAACTATTTGAGTTTCCTGCGGACAAGAATCCCGTACCCCGAGCGCCGCGAACAGAAAAACTTGCGTCACCGCCCTTAACCGGAATGTACGTCGCGAATATGTGCCAGTTGTGGGAGAACTGTCCCATCGGTTTCCACGCACTTTGCAATGACCCATTTGTTCGAGAAAAACTTATACCGCCAACTACTCCAATGGTTAAGTCAGTTTTTTTGTAGATGTATAGCCCGGTGCGCATGTCCACGC encodes the following:
- a CDS encoding RHS repeat domain-containing protein, with protein sequence MRSLNKADLKSKAYFLSTARSIMQNFGQNRTQYTRAGSRGYVRQSWVGNVIMCVRVALGGRALALLGALAVQGGQLSAQDGPPPPDAIPPSPAEQYAISQGGVDMRTGLYIYKKTDLTIGVVGGISFSRTNGSLQSAWKPMGQFSHNWHIFATYIPVKGGDASFSVRGARGTGFLSAGNSNSFTTRSPDYRARLQAVPTGPGALDRYLLYTAADGAKITFRPAGTYSDGPNRGHGRSGEGYYASKIEEPSGVTYTLSYDEPTASSYTFLRRVTSSTGYVLILEWVTNPVDRFVSKACVFNAAIETVPTANSCASASYKTSYSYGSNGYMTAATDSGNNVWTYSSTFSPAARATATQNWPNSNYTWTDSFFYPGEITPYLVNSNFANPFYRYTTSQTFTDGPTYSYDWYITEHNEIEMEVAGGVVTDADGETVSVRYQEMTRPGYQYGDSYMISPNPKKIVDELGQELNADYCTLIGAGGQPGYPYVTGCAAVSAKYWKRPDGSQSDYTYDLYGNILTVVDKPRLGTNDPNITRRFTYDCSTEVNCSKPTTLTDGKGRVTNAVYSSLHGGVLKRTLPADASGVRPETRYTYTQMSPWKKSGSGYMISTSPVWVLTSEEYCKTSAADSNGNCAAGASDEVVTTYEYQQGSASKGSNLLLLGTAVTADGQTLRTCYTYDDRGRKISETQPLGVSGVCP
- a CDS encoding RHS repeat-associated core domain-containing protein translates to MNRARAMTARLGKIGLAIASIGAASSAAQAQSSASDYTSATRYDAVGRTVGTIAPDPDGTGPLKHAATRTTYDAAGRPIKVETGELSVWKSETVVPSAWGADFTVFTTAETTYDAMGRKLTDIVKGSDGVAIGLTQYSYDSVGRLECAAVRMNPAVYGSLPADACTLGTEGSDGPDRITKTIYDAAGQVLQVRKAVGTSVEIADVTYSYTTNGQIEHVVDANGNKAKMEYDGHDRQTKWIFPSKTGPSSFNKATPASALSSAGAINTADYEEYAYDDNGNRTSLRKRDGSTLTYTYDNLNRITVKTVPSRAGLSSTHTRNVYYSYDLRSLQTAIRFDSASGDGSISVYDGFGRMISVTDTMDGANRALSYQYDDNGNRTRITHPDNRYWQIEYDGLNRADRLLQTTTEIGRMSYTSRGLVEKREYPYNQFNTVTTPAYDSAGRTTSLAHDLRNTAHDITFGYDYIASGQLSHVSRNNETYTWDGHVDLTRTYTTNGLNQYESAGPASFCYDANGNLTADGGSVYLYDIENRLVEKRSQGTGNTNCASLSYAGALDAKLSYDPLGRLYKYEGYASGLPTTHLRFLYDGDAMVAEYNASGTMLRRYVHGTNADADDPLIEYDGATTIAGKRRFLLANHQGSIIAVTGYTGNLLHANTYDEYGINGSTNDGRFQYTGQAWLPELGMYYYKARIYSPTLGRFLQTDPIGYEDQVNLYAYVANDPINNVDPTGTTVLCTNNYCKEVAKEVASGIFEFFVGDTLTEVKQVLDNPTVQTAAAVACGLAKPCKLVKKAAEPVIKKLPKPPWGKGSVPKEKRAKPRSFTAKEREAKRAEQGGKCGNACGRDIDASNSQGHHIKRHSDGGTTTSDNHAEVCLKCHKEIHSPD
- a CDS encoding DUF7668 domain-containing protein, with protein sequence MPSILKVEKDGSSELPIPLVWRSDLAKIVEYLISKDSSVIDSLDFAPISKKNFAYIDQTIDLYGCTLVSLPDESWHTSFYRWMNGFWELWIDLFSLEEGASDLVLVVKVFESDDSYRFEFQSLHVP